The Osmia bicornis bicornis chromosome 12, iOsmBic2.1, whole genome shotgun sequence genome contains the following window.
CTCCTTTACATTCTGCCACCATTATCCCCTCGTTTTCTGCTTCTTTTTTGAACCCTCCTTCCTTCCCCaacatttcttcttttatcccCATTATGATCCCTCCCATTGCTCTcccttttttattctttcttcttgCCAGTTGTGCTTCCCACCTGTATCCTTTTGGGAGCTTGCCTCTTATATTTTCCCAGCCCCTCTCCTCCAACCATGTCTCTATGAGCACCACCGCCTCCCATTTCTTTATTGTCTCCCAGAAGTCTTCATCTTTATTTCTTACCCCGGCACAGTTCCAAAATCCTACTATCCATAttccttcttcctcctctttttTGCTTCTCTTCCCTTCTACCCTACCCCTTTCTCTTTCGGATGCTACTCCTCTCGGCGCTTgccctttccttttttcatcgTACACTTCCTCCTCTGTGCCCcctttctttattcttttcttttgcttgCGGACCCCTTCCATTCTTTCTTCGGCTCCTATATCCCTTGCTCCTCTTCCCCCTTCCTTTGTCCTCCTTCTTGGGAGTTCTTCCACTCCCTCCCCTCCCAATCCGCCAGGACTCCCTTTTCTTCGTCCCATCTCCACCATTTTCCTTCTATTCATATTTTCCCGTGTCCTACCCACGcatattttcctttctctctttcttctcttccaaTTTTGCTTAGGATCCACTGTGTTTTTCTCTCCACCCACGTTAGGTCGTCTTCTATTCTCTCTTCTCGCCCTTTTAGCGCCgttttattttccattattttcctttttagatcgttcgattttatttttaacaatattatgttgacttcttctcctctttctgCCGCGCCTACCTCTTTTGCTTCTTCTATTGCGTTCTCCATCCCGATTATCTTTAGAATCTCCTCCGCCTTCTCCTTCACCTTCTCTCTTCTCACTTTCGTGCCTctgattattatatttttcttcctctcctctctctctttcttctcccATTTCTTTTCTAGTTCACTGATCTTCTTACTGACCATCTCACCTCCTatcccttcttttcttttctctataGCCTCCTGCACCGTTTTGTGCACTTTCTGTTCTATTTCATTCCATCTTGCCCcatcttttcctttcttttctaattcctCAATCTTCTTTGTCAACATTTCTATCTTCccttccatttctcttttttgttCCTCCCATATGGTCTCTCTTCTCTTCGTATCTTCTTTTAGCTTCTCCATTTCTTCTCTTACTTAGTTTCCCAGGGCCCTCATATTTTCCTCCACCCTTCCCATCCTCCCTCCTAGATCTTTTCCTAGATCTTTTATTAACTCCTTTATTTCCACTACTCCTCCTTcgccttctcttctttcttttttcttctctggCGACTTCCCCGTCATGCTACTTTCTTTAAACATCCATCTGCTTGTTTGTCtcccctcctcctcctctttccCTTTCAGGGGTCCCTCTTCGATTCCttcctctcttttccttttccacaTTTCCTCTAAGTTTGACATACTTCCCAGGCTCTGCTTTCTTTCCCTTCTCAGGACCTCTATATTGGGGGACCTGCCTCTTTTTACCCCTTCATCCAGTTTCCCGGCTTCCTCCCTTGCCtccccttctttcttttccctcgCCTCATCCTACATTCTCTGTGTTCTCGTCCTCTTCTCtgctccttcttcttctttaccGGCCATTCCTCTGTTCCTGTGGCCACCGCTCTCTCTCCCCAGGTGTCGCTCTTTTCGGCCTCTCCTCTCTGCTTGCCGCTCTTTTCTATCCCTTCTGGATTCTAACCTCCAAACACTGTACTTACTTAGCGACGAGTTTCCTCCCCTTTCGCGCAAAATTGTTTTCTCCCTACACCCTCATTCTATCCTTCCCCTTCCCGCTCGCACCTCCTGCTACCTTTGCGCTTTGTTTCTTCGCTTTTATAGCTTTCTCACTCTTTATTCGCTTCGCTTAGCTAGGCTCACGTTCGCACACGACCGTTGCCACAACGGGActctaattaattataataattatttatttatttcagatCATTCAAgcagtatttttctttatatgcGTACTGAACGATTGGTTCGGTACAAACACCATCAGTGCCAAGAAGCCACCGTTCATACGTAAATTAAAAGACGATGTACACGCAGTTCTTGGTTTCCCAGTCGCGATggtaaaaaatatgaaaatttaacatttgtcagtttttcataattttttttttacagttcGTTGCGACAATTTTCTGGTCTACGTACGCCATCGACCGTGAACTGATATTTCCAAAAGCTTTTGATCCTTATGTTCCATGGTGGTTGAATCATTTAATGCACACAGCGATTGTGGTCTCCATTTTAATAGAGGTGATTATAGCACCGAGAAAATATCCAAAACGATTAAAGGGTATCCTAGGTAACCAAGTATTTATGCTATCTTATTTAATATGGTACGTCACGAATTTATTGATATAATTTACAAACCAGacatttaattatacaaagtaTTTCGATTCActataatttaacaaattttttcaGGATGCTTATAATATTCCATAAAAGCGGTGTTTGGGTATACTCCATATTTCATGTGTTGAAATTGCCTACGCGAACCCTGTTCTTTATTACAATGTTGGCGTACAGCATGGTACTTTATGTGATCGGAGAATTATTGGACAACTTTATCTGGGGTAACGAATACATTAAACACCAAAAATCTCACGCcaaaggctggttcagacacggctagtaatttagtcgagtggtgagtagtttagtgtatggacactacattttagtcgagtagtttagtaaaacgaTTTAACCGAGTAGATCCATTTCATTGGATTTTTctggtcgagtaggcttcctccaccactaactaggcttgtcccaccactaactaggcttccgAATAAACCTGTCCGGACgcatttctttagtcaagCGATATATTTTGTACTCTCGATTTCcaaagctcaactgtactagtccGGACACTTTTATATGCGCTAAACGGTTTAGTAAATACCTACTccccactcgactaaattactagccgtgtctgaaccagcctcgCCCGAGGGTTAGCTGCCGAGTTCGATCTTTACTCTCCTCCCTCCATTAAGGTGGCGGTGAATAAAAAAGGGGACGAAAAGATTTTTACCTTCCCAATCCTTAACCCCGTCCGTTACGAACGTTACAGCATGCATGCGTGTCATCCGTTGAATTACATCATTTAGAGAGTCTAGTAATATTGGTGCATGCAGAAAAGCAAcgcatttatttctttctaaaGCTTCGTACAGACCTGAACATTACGCCGAACAACAAACAGAACAACGAACCGAACGGCAAACGATACACTAGTGTGGACTGAACGCGTTTGCAAACGGATTTGCAAATCCTTGTCGTTCGGGAAATGGTTTGTGGCGTTTGCATCACTTGTCGGTTTTTTTCTTCGACAtcaaagataaaataatttttaacaaaaaaaaaatccgacttcgaaatgcactaaaaagtataaaataatttctatttcatttatatctgtattccacagctattaatacaatctacttaatcgttaaataggatactaaatatatttcaaccttttcggaggcggcgcaaaattaaaagtgcctgactatacgatcctgccaataacgatttgattgcggtatggcaaacttggtaattaataagtggtaagaaaacatattcgaaacgttatagatacggcagaaaacatttgtaattgtagcgaTTGTACCAGAAGTtagtagcacttctgatgtacatgtatactgcatttcacgagagaccatactgaacttgcgcagctcactaggtctagggagatttttaataacgtgtgaga
Protein-coding sequences here:
- the LOC114881390 gene encoding androgen-induced gene 1 protein-like isoform X4; protein product: MVWTINQLFHAMTFLFYVYMVYKAYVLDTVVITDQFKNFDVGQWKYLTFWNLIIQAVFFFICVLNDWFGTNTISAKKPPFIRKLKDDVHAVLGFPVAMFVATIFWSTYAIDRELIFPKAFDPYVPWWLNHLMHTAIVVSILIEVIIAPRKYPKRLKGILGCL
- the LOC114881390 gene encoding androgen-induced gene 1 protein-like isoform X1, whose translation is MVWTINQLFHAMTFLFYVYMVYKAYVLDTVVITDQFKNFDVGQWKYLTFWNLIIQAVFFFICVLNDWFGTNTISAKKPPFIRKLKDDVHAVLGFPVAMFVATIFWSTYAIDRELIFPKAFDPYVPWWLNHLMHTAIVVSILIEVIIAPRKYPKRLKGILGNQVFMLSYLIWMLIIFHKSGVWVYSIFHVLKLPTRTLFFITMLAYSMVLYVIGELLDNFIWGNEYIKHQKSHAKGWFRHG
- the LOC114881390 gene encoding androgen-induced gene 1 protein-like isoform X2, with amino-acid sequence MVWTINQLFHAMTFLFYVYMVYKAYVLDTVVITDQFKNFDVGQWKYLTFWNLIIQAVFFFICVLNDWFGTNTISAKKPPFIRKLKDDVHAVLGFPVAMFVATIFWSTYAIDRELIFPKAFDPYVPWWLNHLMHTAIVVSILIEVIIAPRKYPKRLKGILGNQVFMLSYLIWMLIIFHKSGVWVYSIFHVLKLPTRTLFFITMLAYSMVLYVIGELLDNFIWGKTYVTENIGPDLKA
- the LOC114881390 gene encoding androgen-induced gene 1 protein-like isoform X3, with the protein product MDSEEARVMREHFCELDVVELIQLMDHARLNIRGKLEDLRDWYVRAEIIQAVFFFICVLNDWFGTNTISAKKPPFIRKLKDDVHAVLGFPVAMFVATIFWSTYAIDRELIFPKAFDPYVPWWLNHLMHTAIVVSILIEVIIAPRKYPKRLKGILGNQVFMLSYLIWMLIIFHKSGVWVYSIFHVLKLPTRTLFFITMLAYSMVLYVIGELLDNFIWGNEYIKHQKSHAKGWFRHG